Sequence from the Deltaproteobacteria bacterium CG11_big_fil_rev_8_21_14_0_20_49_13 genome:
TTCATCATTTTTTACTTACCCAAGAATGTTATGAGCTACTCAGCATAAATGTCCCGCAAATGACCCACTCATATCCGCGAAGAGCCTATAAATGTTATCGAAAAGTCTCAATAGCGAATTACCGAAGCCCATAACTTTCAGAGGTGACCCCATTTCTGACCCCATTTCCACTTTTTTAACACCTCGCTTTCCTACTGTTACCGGCCGTTCAATCAGCCCGCAAACGACCCACTCAAATCAACATTGTGCCATAAAATATTTGCTCCGTGACGGGTGCCCCCCGAAAACACCGAAGCCCCTGGGTTTAGCAGGGGCCTTCAGCGTTCGAGAGAGGAATTACCCGAAAACCTGTTGGCGCACAGGATTTTCGGTTTAGCAACCTTTTAATTCATCGACTCCTTGTGGAGCACCTCCTGTAAAATATTAAAGGTCAGGGAGCCGGTCACCAGCTTGGTCGGCTCTTCTTTGTTAGTTGTGTTAAGGATCTTATATAACTCATCGTTCCTGCCCATCGGTCTCGGGCGTGGAATAAAGATCCCTCCGCATGAAAGGACCGTTGGGTTCTTTGTGTTGACGCCGTCAAGACCGGGGTCCTGTGTATGCTCAACCACCAGTTCCTGCATCTCCAGTTCTTCGTCTCTTCTTGTCATCTTGTTGCCTCCTACTGATTGGTTAAGCAAGTTGCATGCCAAGACTACAGTGATCCGTGATTAGTGATTAGTGATTATAAAAACCTTTAATTTCAATGGATTAAAAGAATAGTACGTATCAGTCGGATAAAAAAGGGACTTTAAAAATGATAAAATTTTAACGAAGTGTCAAATTTCCGTCAGTTTTTTGGAGTGCCTGCGGCGGTAGTGGGATATCCCGAACCTGTGGGCCTCGTCACGAATTCTTATCATATATAGTAGGGCCGATTCGCCCTTTTTGAATTTGACCGGATTCACCCTGTTCGGTAGAAAGATCCGGGCGTAGTCGCCCGACCTTTTATGAGAGCTCTTGATCTTTGCGATAGCGGCGACCGGCACATCTTGGACATCGATCGACTCAAGCACCTTGCACGCCATCGATAAATGGCCCCTCCCTCCATCTACAAGCAAGAGGTCGGGATAGCCCCACTCTTTGTGCGCAAACCTGCGCTCCAAGACCTCATGCATCATTGCATAGTCGTTGGGAGTTTCATCTCGCGTGATATTGAAGAGGCGGTATCTCTTCTTTTCGGGCCGGCCTTCAACGAAGGCAACAATGGAGCCGCTGGCCACATTCCCTTGAATATTGGAGATATCGACGCACTCTATGACCAACGGATCCTTTGAGAGCTTAAGCTTCTTTTTAAGTTTAAGAGCTATCGATTCATAGATGTTAAGACGAGGCATCTTCTCGTCGCCTGCGGGTGTTAGGACGCTCTGTTTTTCAAGAGATCGTCTGATGCCGGAAACAATATCCCTGATCCTTGCCGCTTCTTCAAAATCAAGAACCTCGGACGCCGCACCCATCTTCTTTTTCAGCGCCCCTATCAGGTCCTTGTTCTCACCCTTTAAAAAAAGCTCGGCGTCAACGACCTGCTCGGCATACTTTTCCTTTGAAACGAGCCCGACGCAAGGGGCGGTACATCTTCCAATGTCATATTGAATGCACGGGCGGCTTCGGTTCGCAAAGAATGGGTCCGAACATATCCTGATCCTGAAGAACTTGACGAGCTCTTCCAACATCTCGCGGCATTCTTTTGCGGAGACATATGGGCCGAAATATTTGTCCTTATCCATCTTTATCCTTCTCGTAATGTAAACTCCGGGGAACTTGTGAGAGAGGGTGAGCTTAATACGTGCAAAGGTCTTATTATCCTTAAGCTCGATGTTATATTTGGGCTTATGTTCCTGGATCAGCTTATGTTCCAGCAAAAAGGCCTCTTTTTCGGTCTTGGTCTCTATGAAGGAGATATCGGCAACGCGCTCCATAAGGAACTTTATCTGGGGGCGGGCCACGGCCTCCTTTTTGAAATAGCTTTGAACCCTTTTTCGCAGGTTCTTGGCCTTGCCTATATAAAGGACCTCCCCCCCATCCCCCTTCATTATATAGACGCCCGGAACGGTTGGAAAACCACCGGTCGCGGAGCAAATAGTTAAAAAATTTTGACTTATAACATGTTGCATAGCTTATCCTGAATATTGAATAAATAACGCTTTTTGTTCTATCTGCTCCGTGACCGGCGGTTCCATTGTGGAGGCATACTAACAAAATCCTAAAATATTTGACAATATTATTCATGGGGGCTAGTGGTTAGCGCCGCGATGGCAAATTTAATAGACGGAAAGGCAAGGGCCGGAGAAATAAGGGCAAAATTAAAGGAAGAGATATCCCGGAAAAAGATGACCCCCGGCCTTGCGGTGGTCCTCGTAGGCGAAAACCCCGCCTCCGAAGTTTACGTCTGCAACAAAATAAAGGCCTGCAATGAAGTCGGGATCAAAAGTCTGGATAACAAGCTCCCCGAGACCACAAGCGAGGCAGAACTTTTAAAGCTCATAGAAAAACTAAACAATGACAAGAACGTGCACGGCATCCTTGTCCAACTCCCCCTCCCAAAACAGATAGACTCCGAAAAAGTATTGAATGCAATAGACCCATCGAAAGATGTTGACGGTTTTCATCCTGTAAATCTTGGAAGACTGCTTTCTGGGCAAAATGGTCTAAGACCCTGCACCCCTCTGGGCGTTATGGACCTTATAGACTCCACAGGTGTCGACATTAAGGGAAAGAACGCGGTGGTCGTTGGAAGGAGTAACATAGTAGGCAAACCCGTGGCGGTAATGCTTCTTGAGCGCCATGCAACGGTAACGGTCTGCCATTCCCGCACGCAGGACCTCCCCGGTGTTGTGAGAAACGCCGACATCGTGGTGGCGGCGATCGGCAAGCCTGATTTTATAAAGGGCGCCTGGATAAAGAAAGGAGCCGTGGTGATAGATGTGGGGATAAACAGGCTCGAAGGCGGAAAACTTACGGGAGATGTTGATTTTAAAGAAGCTTCAAAGAATGCGGCATGGATAACACCGGTCCCCGGCGGCGTGGGGCCGATGACTATCGCAATGCTGTTAAAAAATACTGTAATGAGTTATGAGTTGATGAGAAAATCTTTCTCATCACCCATTACCCATCACACGTAATCAACTATGAAACGGACACCGCTATATAACGACCACATCAAACTAAAAGGAAAGATGGTAGAGTTCGGGGGATGGGAGATGCCGGTCCTCTATTCCGGAGTTATCGATGAGCACAACACAGTAAGGACATCGG
This genomic interval carries:
- a CDS encoding bifunctional methylenetetrahydrofolate dehydrogenase/methenyltetrahydrofolate cyclohydrolase FolD, whose product is MANLIDGKARAGEIRAKLKEEISRKKMTPGLAVVLVGENPASEVYVCNKIKACNEVGIKSLDNKLPETTSEAELLKLIEKLNNDKNVHGILVQLPLPKQIDSEKVLNAIDPSKDVDGFHPVNLGRLLSGQNGLRPCTPLGVMDLIDSTGVDIKGKNAVVVGRSNIVGKPVAVMLLERHATVTVCHSRTQDLPGVVRNADIVVAAIGKPDFIKGAWIKKGAVVIDVGINRLEGGKLTGDVDFKEASKNAAWITPVPGGVGPMTIAMLLKNTVMSYELMRKSFSSPITHHT